In Caulobacter soli, one genomic interval encodes:
- a CDS encoding TrbI/VirB10 family protein, with protein MSAGPESDPGPPPQVSAAAKASPRSVLQAPRRPIARYRPAIIVGAGFVVLLLVGLGFMIAFGEGRPTPKTPAEAVASADPPPTAPIDDRLPATYGDLGPPTGAKPGGSRPPASPAPAAAGTASPLDPAQQRGLEDRNAARRAGPFFGGAPGSPPVAAPSPPPMMWQVTPPDVSPVAPPAGGAAKEAFVARASAAGPSYAAGLPQPPLSPYEVKAGTVIPAALITGLNSDLPGMAVAQVTEPVFDHRTGRRVLIPQGARLIGKYDSQVGYGQDRLLLVWTRLIYPSGRSVELGGMIGADATGVAGLSDRVDAHLTVLARAIGLSTLISIGAAAAQNSQARGGDSLVLQDAAGGVAAQASQTGQRLVDRDLQRAPTLRIRPGFPVRVMVDKDLILPPEVEAGR; from the coding sequence TTGAGCGCGGGACCCGAGTCCGACCCGGGCCCGCCGCCCCAGGTCTCGGCCGCCGCCAAGGCCTCGCCGCGCTCGGTGCTGCAGGCGCCCCGCCGGCCGATCGCCCGCTATCGGCCGGCGATCATCGTGGGGGCGGGCTTCGTCGTCCTGCTGCTGGTGGGTCTTGGGTTCATGATCGCCTTCGGCGAGGGCCGTCCCACGCCCAAGACCCCGGCCGAGGCGGTGGCCAGCGCCGATCCGCCGCCCACGGCTCCGATCGATGATCGCCTGCCGGCCACCTATGGCGACCTGGGGCCGCCGACGGGCGCAAAGCCCGGCGGCTCCAGGCCGCCGGCCTCGCCGGCGCCGGCGGCCGCGGGGACCGCCTCGCCCCTCGACCCCGCTCAGCAACGCGGTCTGGAGGATCGGAACGCGGCGCGGCGGGCCGGACCGTTCTTCGGCGGCGCGCCTGGCTCGCCCCCCGTCGCCGCGCCCTCCCCGCCGCCGATGATGTGGCAGGTCACGCCGCCGGACGTCTCGCCCGTCGCGCCGCCGGCCGGCGGTGCGGCCAAGGAGGCCTTCGTCGCCCGGGCTTCGGCGGCTGGGCCAAGCTATGCGGCCGGCCTGCCTCAGCCGCCGCTGTCGCCCTACGAGGTAAAGGCTGGAACGGTGATCCCCGCCGCCCTGATCACCGGGCTCAATTCCGATCTGCCCGGCATGGCGGTGGCTCAGGTCACCGAGCCGGTGTTCGACCATCGCACCGGCCGCAGGGTGCTGATCCCCCAGGGCGCGCGGCTGATCGGCAAGTACGACAGTCAGGTCGGCTATGGCCAGGACCGGCTGCTGCTGGTCTGGACGCGCCTGATCTATCCCAGCGGCCGGTCGGTCGAACTGGGCGGCATGATCGGGGCCGACGCCACCGGCGTGGCGGGTCTCTCCGACCGGGTCGACGCCCATCTCACCGTTCTGGCGCGCGCGATCGGACTGTCGACCCTGATCTCGATCGGGGCGGCGGCGGCGCAGAACAGTCAGGCGCGCGGCGGCGACAGTCTCGTGCTGCAGGACGCCGCCGGCGGCGTCGCGGCCCAGGCCAGCCAAACCGGCCAGCGTCTGGTCGATCGCGACCTGCAGCGCGCTCCGACCTTGAGGATCCGACCAGGCTTTCCGGTCCGGGTCATGGTCGACAAGGACCTGATCTTGCCGCCGGAAGTCGAGGCGGGGCGATGA
- the repC gene encoding plasmid replication protein RepC, which yields MQTVQNGTGDVRRLADAQWAAARLVDAYGGLPEGISKAMLLDRFERAAPRLGFGDGIVRLIRALVRVTQEQDWTGKTHPIAWPSNDALGEELQRSRTVIQGLIRSAVRAGLVHMKDSGNGKRWGYRGERGQIIEAFGFDLSPLAVRWDEFADLAAARGLEQERRRQLKRKLGEVRREIRTVCADALQHELPGFGWNEAIARASGRLPRTPSLGELEGLLDVFSGLLAAVDAAWIEARRSSDMEPRGFESRAQKEPTTQPRSKRTTYLAHRDEVADRSARPGQGGGAADLDAAEARISEEVIPLSLVLEAIPEIQGHLDDVAAAEWEDLVDAVGRVAPLMGINVSALREARQTLGRNRAAIAVATVLARWKDGEITSSAGGYLRAMCERERIGALHLLPSLYGLKERHSPRKKSPSRRTER from the coding sequence ATGCAGACCGTCCAGAACGGGACTGGCGACGTGCGTCGTCTGGCGGACGCCCAATGGGCGGCCGCCAGACTCGTCGACGCCTATGGGGGACTCCCGGAAGGGATCTCCAAGGCCATGTTGCTCGATCGCTTCGAGCGCGCCGCCCCCAGGCTGGGGTTCGGCGACGGGATCGTGCGCCTGATCCGCGCCTTGGTCCGCGTCACTCAGGAGCAGGACTGGACGGGCAAGACCCACCCGATCGCCTGGCCGTCCAATGACGCCCTGGGCGAGGAGCTGCAGCGCTCGCGCACCGTCATCCAGGGCCTGATCCGCAGCGCCGTCCGCGCCGGCCTGGTGCACATGAAAGACAGCGGCAACGGCAAGCGCTGGGGCTATCGCGGCGAGCGCGGCCAGATCATCGAGGCTTTCGGCTTTGATCTGTCGCCCCTGGCCGTGCGCTGGGACGAGTTCGCCGATCTCGCCGCCGCCCGGGGTCTGGAGCAGGAACGCCGGCGTCAGCTCAAGCGCAAGCTGGGCGAGGTCCGCCGCGAGATCCGCACGGTGTGCGCCGACGCCCTGCAGCACGAGCTGCCCGGCTTCGGCTGGAACGAGGCGATCGCCCGGGCCAGCGGCCGGCTGCCCAGAACCCCGTCTCTTGGCGAGCTTGAAGGACTGCTCGACGTCTTCTCGGGTCTGCTCGCGGCGGTGGACGCCGCCTGGATCGAGGCTCGGAGATCATCAGATATGGAGCCCAGGGGCTTTGAAAGCCGAGCCCAGAAAGAACCTACAACCCAGCCTAGATCTAAAAGAACAACGTATCTGGCTCATCGAGACGAAGTAGCGGATCGGTCGGCGCGACCCGGCCAAGGCGGGGGCGCCGCCGACCTGGATGCGGCCGAGGCCAGGATCAGCGAGGAGGTGATCCCGTTGTCGCTGGTGCTGGAGGCCATCCCGGAAATCCAGGGGCACCTGGACGACGTCGCGGCCGCGGAGTGGGAGGATCTGGTCGACGCGGTCGGCCGTGTCGCGCCGCTGATGGGGATCAACGTCTCGGCGCTGCGCGAGGCGCGTCAGACCCTGGGCCGAAACCGGGCGGCGATCGCCGTGGCGACGGTCCTGGCGCGCTGGAAGGACGGCGAGATCACCAGTTCGGCCGGCGGCTATCTGCGGGCGATGTGTGAGCGCGAGCGGATCGGGGCCCTGCATCTGCTGCCCAGCCTCTATGGGCTCAAGGAGCGGCACAGTCCGCGGAAGAAATCGCCGTCCAGGCGCACGGAGCGATGA
- a CDS encoding transcriptional regulator, whose translation MTTARDLEYQAQYQRRLRAEARARGKGQLNALVPSELIDRLDRMKSARGLTNRNDALALLLAEYFERGETERNHAVSA comes from the coding sequence ATGACGACCGCACGCGACCTTGAATATCAAGCGCAATATCAGCGCCGCCTTCGGGCGGAAGCGCGTGCGCGCGGCAAGGGACAACTGAACGCGCTGGTGCCTTCGGAACTGATCGACAGGCTCGATCGCATGAAGAGCGCGCGTGGTCTCACCAATCGAAACGACGCCCTGGCGCTGCTGCTGGCGGAGTATTTCGAGCGGGGCGAAACGGAAAGGAACCATGCCGTGAGCGCATAG
- the trbG gene encoding P-type conjugative transfer protein TrbG: MLTAALALSIQVSAPGPARAAAGPVWSAAASSASTARSAAAAPPAAARSSSAPASASAPAAGASRPVRRTVRHRPARPDPGSSAPGSLTTIARANAQARDWPSPGAYVNSALYYDFEPGRLYTVHTSPRFLTTITLKPGEKLISKAAGDTVRWVLGETEAGSGDAVQVVIFVKPVRPGLRTNIVLTTDQRTYLIDAVSTASSAYTSVLSWTYPQDLAREAAAQRQRALAAEQVAAAAGAASDVAVERLNFRYRIDPVDKRPPAWTPVRVFDDGAKTYVEFPADLATRPAPPLFLLGDKDRAELVNYRQSGVYYVVDRLIDRAELRLGERRQDVVRIRRVEARP, translated from the coding sequence ATGCTCACCGCCGCGCTGGCCTTGTCGATCCAGGTCTCCGCGCCTGGACCGGCTCGCGCCGCGGCGGGTCCGGTTTGGTCCGCCGCCGCGTCATCGGCGTCGACGGCCCGCTCCGCAGCGGCGGCCCCGCCGGCCGCCGCTCGCAGCTCAAGCGCGCCAGCTTCGGCCTCCGCCCCCGCCGCGGGCGCATCCAGGCCCGTTCGGCGGACGGTCCGACACCGCCCCGCCCGACCCGACCCGGGGTCTTCCGCCCCCGGGTCGCTGACCACGATCGCACGGGCCAACGCCCAGGCGCGTGACTGGCCCAGTCCCGGCGCCTACGTCAATTCGGCGCTCTATTATGACTTCGAGCCAGGTCGGCTCTACACCGTCCACACCAGCCCGCGGTTCCTGACCACCATCACCCTCAAGCCGGGGGAGAAGCTGATCTCCAAGGCCGCGGGCGACACGGTGCGCTGGGTGCTGGGCGAGACGGAGGCCGGATCCGGCGACGCCGTCCAGGTGGTGATCTTCGTCAAGCCGGTCCGACCCGGCCTTCGCACCAACATCGTGCTGACGACCGATCAGAGGACCTATCTGATCGACGCGGTCAGCACCGCCTCCAGCGCCTACACCAGCGTGTTGAGCTGGACCTATCCGCAGGATCTGGCGCGCGAGGCCGCCGCCCAGCGCCAGCGGGCCCTGGCCGCCGAGCAGGTCGCGGCCGCCGCCGGCGCCGCGAGCGACGTCGCCGTCGAGCGCCTGAATTTTCGCTACCGGATCGACCCGGTCGACAAGCGGCCGCCGGCCTGGACGCCGGTCAGGGTCTTCGACGACGGAGCCAAGACCTATGTCGAATTCCCAGCCGATCTGGCGACCCGTCCGGCGCCGCCGCTCTTCTTGCTGGGCGACAAGGATCGCGCGGAACTCGTCAACTATCGCCAGAGCGGCGTCTACTACGTGGTCGACCGGCTGATCGACCGCGCCGAACTGCGTCTGGGCGAGCGGCGCCAGGACGTGGTGCGCATTCGTCGCGTCGAGGCGCGGCCTTGA
- a CDS encoding conjugal transfer protein TrbJ, giving the protein MPCSRRALLRSAPALALTAGLSSLAPVARAQVTVYDPAAVAQAVKQVQQGLQQVQALQSQLAQQTRMLQGLGVDVTGPLRDIAGQAAALLQQARGLGYQAASISQGFADLYPDDLSGASARDLAARLAAWSQNSRQTLQEAMQVQNQIVQAQGVTSQAVASAVGASQSAAGQTAAVQATNQLLAALSTQLTQLQTLMITQARQAETWEAERRGLVVKGEADRRRNSAVTRIAPRFSGDVLQ; this is encoded by the coding sequence ATGCCCTGTTCTCGTCGCGCCCTGCTGCGGTCGGCTCCGGCCCTGGCCCTGACGGCGGGGCTTTCGAGCCTGGCGCCGGTCGCCCGCGCCCAGGTCACCGTCTACGACCCCGCCGCCGTGGCCCAGGCCGTCAAGCAGGTGCAGCAGGGCCTGCAACAGGTGCAGGCCCTGCAGAGCCAGTTGGCCCAGCAGACGCGCATGCTCCAAGGCCTGGGCGTGGACGTCACCGGGCCGTTGCGCGACATCGCCGGCCAGGCCGCCGCCCTGCTGCAGCAGGCCCGGGGCCTGGGCTATCAGGCCGCCAGCATCAGCCAGGGTTTCGCCGATCTTTATCCCGACGACCTGAGCGGGGCGTCGGCCAGGGATCTGGCCGCGCGCCTGGCGGCCTGGAGCCAGAACAGCCGCCAGACCCTGCAAGAGGCCATGCAGGTCCAAAACCAGATCGTCCAGGCCCAGGGCGTCACCAGCCAAGCGGTGGCGAGCGCGGTCGGCGCCTCCCAGTCGGCCGCCGGCCAGACCGCGGCCGTCCAGGCCACCAACCAGCTGCTGGCGGCGCTCTCCACCCAGTTGACCCAGCTGCAGACCTTGATGATCACCCAGGCCCGCCAGGCGGAAACCTGGGAGGCCGAGCGGCGCGGGCTCGTCGTCAAGGGCGAGGCCGACCGGCGCCGCAATTCGGCGGTGACCCGGATCGCGCCTCGTTTTTCCGGAGACGTGCTGCAATGA
- the trbF gene encoding conjugal transfer protein TrbF — translation MSLIFKRAQERYGDAAPIETPYQRAAQVWDDRIGAARVQARNWRLMAMLCAGLAALTQGAYIYERQSSRVRTYIVPVDRFGQAGRIELADAAYRPDQADKAAFVKDYVEKVRGKSTDGVVLRDNWERAKRASGKDATVALMQYAQARNPAERLGEEAVAVEIVSVLPRSPSTFQVQWRETTYLHGAPAPPERWTGLFTVGPRAPTNEAQLLANPKGLEITSFQWSRDL, via the coding sequence ATGTCCCTCATCTTCAAGCGCGCCCAGGAACGCTACGGCGACGCCGCGCCGATCGAGACGCCCTATCAGCGGGCCGCCCAGGTCTGGGACGACCGGATCGGCGCAGCGCGCGTCCAGGCCCGCAACTGGCGGCTGATGGCCATGCTGTGCGCCGGCTTGGCCGCGCTGACCCAGGGCGCCTACATCTACGAGCGCCAGTCCAGCCGGGTGCGCACCTACATCGTCCCGGTCGACCGGTTCGGACAGGCGGGGCGGATCGAACTGGCCGACGCGGCCTATCGGCCCGATCAGGCCGACAAGGCCGCCTTCGTCAAAGACTATGTCGAAAAGGTCCGCGGCAAGAGCACCGACGGCGTCGTGCTGCGAGACAACTGGGAGCGGGCCAAGCGCGCCTCGGGCAAGGACGCGACCGTCGCCCTGATGCAGTACGCCCAGGCGCGCAATCCCGCCGAGCGTCTGGGCGAGGAGGCCGTCGCCGTCGAGATCGTCTCGGTGCTGCCGCGCAGCCCGTCCACCTTCCAGGTCCAGTGGCGCGAGACGACCTATCTGCACGGCGCGCCCGCGCCGCCCGAGCGCTGGACGGGTCTGTTCACCGTCGGACCTCGCGCCCCGACGAACGAAGCTCAACTGCTGGCCAATCCAAAGGGCCTGGAAATCACCAGCTTCCAATGGAGTCGCGACCTATGA
- the trbL gene encoding P-type conjugative transfer protein TrbL produces MQTASPAALDEYIARFTQQVGGGFGLIQGDVRTTFAALIVISLGLAALLWAVDENDNVPAALIRKLLLFGFFAWLISNWHSLTLTVIKGFTALGLKAGGGRMSVADLLNSPSKIVWDGLEVAFDLLKYVGRLASEGMGVGFFTHIDTILVTAIVIIGVILAFVLLGVEVVVTVIEFYVVTLISFVMVPFGILTQTAFLAERAIAYVPAVGAKLMALALVISIGEQIFASYVVSAEPTWQESCGLLVAAIVFLMLALKIPSVAAAQITGSPQLSAGSAASSVVGLAASAGGLALAGRWAAGGLAAGAGASAARGAAGLRGLAGGRGPGAASGGGAGPSPGGGPSGGGAPSLGGVVSRARSSFSPQASSPSPSPPPSPSPSGDQTGGGDAPPVSSAPRRRGRAAWTAAGAAPWREDAAGQPAGMPRIHPPTDEA; encoded by the coding sequence ATGCAGACCGCCTCCCCCGCCGCCCTGGACGAATACATCGCCCGCTTCACCCAGCAGGTCGGCGGCGGGTTCGGCCTGATCCAGGGCGACGTGCGCACCACGTTCGCGGCGCTGATCGTCATCAGCCTGGGTCTGGCGGCCCTGCTGTGGGCCGTGGACGAGAACGACAACGTCCCCGCGGCCCTGATCCGCAAGTTGCTCTTGTTCGGGTTCTTCGCCTGGCTGATCAGCAACTGGCACAGTCTGACCCTGACCGTGATCAAAGGCTTCACGGCGCTGGGCCTTAAGGCCGGCGGCGGGCGCATGAGCGTTGCGGACCTGCTCAACTCCCCGTCCAAGATCGTCTGGGACGGCCTGGAGGTGGCGTTTGATCTGCTCAAGTACGTCGGCCGACTGGCCAGCGAGGGCATGGGCGTGGGCTTCTTCACCCACATCGACACCATCCTGGTCACCGCCATCGTCATCATCGGCGTGATCCTGGCCTTCGTGCTCCTGGGCGTGGAGGTCGTGGTCACGGTGATCGAATTCTATGTGGTCACGCTGATCTCGTTCGTGATGGTGCCGTTCGGGATCCTCACCCAGACCGCGTTCCTGGCCGAGCGGGCGATCGCCTACGTGCCCGCCGTCGGGGCCAAGCTGATGGCCCTGGCCCTGGTCATCTCGATCGGCGAGCAGATCTTCGCCAGCTATGTCGTCTCGGCCGAGCCGACCTGGCAGGAGAGCTGCGGCCTGCTGGTGGCGGCCATCGTCTTCCTGATGCTGGCCCTGAAGATCCCCTCCGTCGCCGCGGCCCAGATCACCGGCTCGCCGCAGCTGAGCGCGGGTTCGGCGGCCTCCAGCGTCGTGGGCCTGGCCGCCTCGGCCGGCGGCCTGGCCCTGGCGGGGCGCTGGGCGGCCGGAGGGCTGGCGGCCGGGGCCGGGGCCAGCGCCGCCCGAGGCGCGGCCGGGCTGCGCGGTCTGGCGGGCGGACGCGGTCCAGGCGCCGCCTCCGGCGGCGGCGCTGGTCCTTCCCCGGGCGGCGGGCCGTCCGGCGGCGGCGCCCCGTCGCTGGGCGGGGTCGTGTCGCGGGCGCGCTCTTCCTTCTCGCCGCAGGCGTCGTCGCCATCGCCGTCTCCCCCGCCGTCTCCCTCGCCATCAGGGGACCAAACGGGGGGTGGCGATGCTCCGCCGGTCTCTTCGGCGCCCCGCCGACGCGGCCGCGCGGCCTGGACGGCGGCCGGCGCGGCGCCTTGGCGCGAAGACGCCGCCGGCCAGCCGGCCGGCATGCCCAGGATCCATCCGCCGACCGACGAAGCCTAG
- the trbE gene encoding conjugal transfer protein TrbE gives MLFLNEYRSRSSRLSDHLPWALLIAPGVVLNKDGAFQQSLEFRGPDLASATPAGLMAVRAQLNNALRRLGSGWCLHVEAVRAASQSYPPSAFPDPVSHLIDEERRAGFEAEGAHFESRYYATFTYLPAQDVIGRAESLLVENLPQGRGAAGLYRLALEEFRATVAGVRDILSGVFPLVRPLDDAETLTYLHACVSTKRHPVTPPDPPAYLDAVLTDDDFQGGLHPRLGELYLRTISVRAYPSASWPGILDQLNSLGVAYRWVCRFLPLDKEDARRSITTLRKRWFSKRKGMLALLKEAITHEPSLLEDPDALQKTQDADAALTILGGDAASMGYFTPTVTLVDADPDRLAAKARLVDGVINRAGFVTKIEDLNAVEAWLGGLPGQAYADVRRPMVSTLNLCDVLPVSAIWPGPVRNAHLTQECAKQGFAGVQPPLMHARTDLTTPFRLDLHQGDVGHTFVVGPTGAGKSVLLNILALQWRRYPSARVVIFDKGRSSRASSLLVGGGFYDLGPWDDELSFQPLAAIDRADERIWAQDWILDLLAASGVAADPAAKDELWKALANLAAGPREQRTLTVLAATLQDMALKAALKPFTLEGPHGRLLDAAAERLTMRAWQAFELGGLMESPAALGPVLTYLFHVLERGFDGRPTILVLDEAWRFLESTAFALKIREWLWTVRKLNVSVVFSTLSLSSIAASPIAAALMEACPTRIFLPNPEARSPLVARGYADFGLNDQQIEIIAAAAPKREYYYQSAAGNRLFELGLGPVALAAVGSASPGDQALIDRLLADGGADGFAAAFYRAKGLAEVGDFLDEARRAA, from the coding sequence ATGCTGTTTCTCAACGAGTATCGTTCGCGCTCCAGCCGCCTGTCGGATCATCTGCCCTGGGCCCTGCTGATCGCGCCTGGCGTGGTGCTCAACAAGGACGGTGCGTTCCAGCAAAGCCTGGAGTTTCGCGGGCCGGACCTGGCCAGCGCCACTCCCGCCGGGCTGATGGCCGTGCGCGCTCAGCTCAACAACGCCCTGCGCCGCCTGGGCTCGGGCTGGTGCCTGCACGTCGAGGCCGTGCGGGCCGCCTCCCAGTCCTATCCGCCCAGCGCCTTCCCCGATCCCGTCAGCCATCTGATCGACGAGGAGCGGCGCGCGGGGTTCGAGGCCGAAGGCGCGCATTTCGAAAGCCGCTACTACGCCACCTTCACCTACTTGCCCGCCCAGGATGTCATCGGCCGGGCCGAGAGCCTGCTGGTGGAGAACCTGCCCCAGGGCCGGGGCGCGGCCGGTCTCTACCGCCTGGCGCTGGAGGAGTTTCGCGCCACGGTCGCGGGGGTTCGCGACATCCTGTCGGGGGTGTTTCCGCTGGTGCGGCCGCTCGACGACGCTGAGACCCTGACCTATCTGCACGCCTGCGTCTCCACCAAGCGCCATCCGGTCACGCCGCCCGATCCGCCGGCCTATCTCGACGCGGTCCTGACCGACGACGATTTCCAGGGCGGGCTGCATCCGCGCCTGGGCGAGCTCTACCTGCGCACCATCTCGGTGCGGGCCTATCCGTCCGCATCGTGGCCGGGGATTCTCGACCAGCTCAACAGCCTGGGCGTGGCCTATCGCTGGGTCTGCCGGTTCCTGCCGCTGGACAAGGAGGACGCGCGGCGGTCGATCACCACCTTGCGCAAGCGCTGGTTCTCCAAGCGCAAAGGCATGTTGGCGCTCCTGAAGGAAGCCATCACCCACGAGCCCTCGCTGCTGGAGGATCCCGACGCCCTGCAAAAGACCCAGGACGCCGACGCGGCCTTGACGATCCTGGGCGGAGATGCGGCGTCCATGGGCTATTTCACGCCCACGGTGACCCTCGTCGACGCCGATCCCGATCGCCTGGCCGCCAAGGCGCGGCTGGTGGACGGGGTCATCAACCGCGCCGGCTTCGTGACCAAGATCGAGGACCTCAACGCCGTGGAGGCCTGGCTTGGCGGCCTGCCCGGCCAGGCCTACGCCGACGTGCGTCGGCCCATGGTCAGCACGCTCAATCTCTGCGACGTGCTGCCGGTCTCGGCGATCTGGCCTGGGCCCGTCCGCAACGCCCACCTGACCCAAGAGTGCGCCAAGCAGGGCTTCGCGGGGGTGCAGCCGCCGCTGATGCACGCCCGCACCGATCTCACCACGCCTTTTCGGCTGGATCTCCATCAGGGCGATGTCGGTCACACCTTCGTCGTCGGCCCGACCGGGGCGGGCAAATCGGTGCTGCTCAACATCCTGGCCTTGCAGTGGCGGCGCTATCCCAGCGCCCGGGTGGTGATCTTCGACAAGGGCCGCAGCAGCCGCGCCTCGAGCCTGCTGGTGGGCGGGGGGTTCTACGACCTGGGTCCGTGGGACGATGAGCTGTCGTTTCAGCCCCTTGCCGCGATCGATCGCGCCGACGAGCGGATCTGGGCCCAGGACTGGATCTTGGACCTGCTGGCGGCGTCCGGCGTGGCGGCCGATCCCGCCGCCAAGGACGAGCTTTGGAAAGCCCTGGCCAATCTGGCCGCCGGTCCGCGCGAGCAGCGGACCCTGACGGTCCTGGCCGCCACCCTTCAGGACATGGCGCTCAAGGCCGCGCTCAAGCCTTTCACCTTGGAAGGACCTCATGGACGCCTGCTGGACGCCGCGGCCGAACGCCTGACCATGCGCGCCTGGCAGGCCTTCGAGCTGGGCGGCCTGATGGAGAGCCCCGCCGCGCTCGGCCCGGTGCTGACCTATCTCTTCCATGTCCTGGAGCGCGGCTTCGACGGCCGACCGACCATCCTCGTCCTGGACGAAGCCTGGCGTTTCCTGGAGTCGACCGCCTTCGCGCTGAAGATCCGCGAGTGGCTCTGGACCGTTCGCAAGCTCAATGTCAGCGTGGTGTTCAGCACGCTGAGCCTGTCGAGCATCGCCGCAAGCCCGATCGCCGCGGCCTTGATGGAAGCTTGTCCGACCCGGATCTTCCTCCCCAATCCGGAGGCCCGATCTCCATTGGTGGCCCGGGGTTACGCCGACTTCGGCCTCAATGATCAGCAGATCGAGATCATCGCCGCCGCCGCGCCCAAGCGCGAGTACTACTATCAGAGCGCGGCCGGAAACCGCCTGTTCGAGTTGGGGCTGGGGCCTGTCGCCCTGGCGGCGGTCGGCTCGGCCAGCCCGGGCGACCAGGCCCTGATCGATCGTCTGCTGGCCGACGGCGGCGCCGACGGGTTCGCGGCGGCCTTCTACCGCGCCAAGGGTCTGGCCGAGGTCGGTGATTTTCTCGACGAGGCCCGGCGTGCGGCCTGA
- a CDS encoding VirB3 family type IV secretion system protein, with protein MSAAPDGFEIDFHGSLSETVTLAGVPRMAAILIGALTAVLALGLQTPWIGLPLGALLYGTALWMAKRDPYVFDILGRHLRQPDYLDG; from the coding sequence ATGAGCGCCGCGCCGGACGGTTTCGAAATCGATTTCCATGGCTCGCTGTCGGAGACGGTGACCCTGGCGGGCGTGCCGCGGATGGCCGCGATCCTGATCGGCGCCCTGACGGCGGTTCTGGCGCTGGGCCTGCAGACGCCGTGGATCGGCCTGCCGCTGGGCGCCCTGCTCTACGGAACGGCGCTGTGGATGGCCAAGCGCGATCCGTACGTCTTCGACATCCTGGGCCGGCATCTGCGCCAGCCCGACTATCTGGACGGCTAG
- a CDS encoding TrbC/VirB2 family protein, protein MPPLLKARPASPGALRLALGLALATLLAGPALAGGTGGGMPWDDWMTSIADSITGPVAKAIGVIAIAATALGVAISEGGSWVRKGMQVMFALSIAFSASTFFLGFLGFTGGAGF, encoded by the coding sequence ATGCCGCCGCTGCTCAAAGCCCGTCCAGCATCACCCGGCGCCCTGCGCTTGGCCTTGGGTCTGGCGCTCGCGACCCTCCTGGCCGGGCCGGCCCTGGCGGGCGGCACGGGCGGGGGCATGCCGTGGGACGATTGGATGACCTCGATCGCCGACTCCATCACCGGGCCGGTGGCCAAGGCGATCGGGGTGATCGCCATCGCCGCCACGGCCCTGGGGGTGGCGATCTCGGAGGGCGGGTCGTGGGTGCGCAAGGGCATGCAGGTGATGTTCGCCCTGTCCATCGCCTTCAGCGCCTCGACCTTCTTCCTGGGCTTTCTGGGCTTCACCGGCGGGGCGGGGTTCTGA